From the Salvelinus fontinalis isolate EN_2023a chromosome 21, ASM2944872v1, whole genome shotgun sequence genome, the window ctgttttgccctgtagtTGTTGtcagtttggaagcctttgtttaggcctctagaagtgcaagtgatataaaacaccaaatattcaTTAAGGTGCTGTAATGTGTAAACACTTTACCGAGCTGCAAACCTGCGTGCACCAATCCCTTTCCATACCCCATTCCGATTACAGTAGCATTTACTttttttacagtataatacagtcaatTTTACGTTATTGTACTGTGTGTCATTACACAATGCTTGCTTTGATACCGTATGTATTATACAGCAGGTGTACTGTAATGTAAAATACATAACTGTACTTGCCACTGAGATGCCTGTATATTATGGTCAAATTCATGGCAGTCCCTTTACATTGCAGGGACAACAACTCTCCTGTCACCGGGAGCTGGTAAGACTATTGGGTTTGATGGGCATTCAGACACGCAGTACACTATGCCTCTTGCAACTAACTACCCATGCACTCATACCATCAAATAGTCTACTCAAAGGACCATGTCACCAGCCTCTGTCTTAGATTACTCAGTCAAATTGACAGTATAAATAGGTGCGTTTCCCCACTAACAATCGTTTGGTTAAAGGATAAAGAACTTTCATGAAATAATGGATAGTACTAGTTCAAAATCATAGCTCAGAAGATTGGCAAGTCCCTATAGTTCAACCTTGTAGGCCTACGATTGGATGGGATGTTATTTGGTCAGTGTTTGGTCAATATGGCTGACCACTGCCACTCCCTTTGTAGTTTACTTGTGAATGAATCCTTAAATATTTGGCTGGTGCAGCTGTCTAGACTTGCGCGTAATGTGCTTAATGTCCCTTGAATGACCAAATAAAACCAACCCGTCTTGATAAGTGATCCAATATCACCAACATATTATCACcactgcgtgtgcgtgtgcgtgcgtgtgtgagagggagagagagagagaaagagagcgagagagttttATTCACGCTTTATTCATGTTAACCTGCCTTAAAGTGTGTAAAACAATATTATCCACAGATCAAACCACACACTACAGGCGCCATGCATTCAGCACACGGAATGACCCTGTCATCTCTTCACATTCAAGGTAAAATGAATACTGCAATTCGGAGAGTTAATGTCGAGTGATGCTTAATGATGTCAAAATTGGCTATCAAACGCAACACTGTAGGCTAATGATTGTTACAAAGTCTGGCCAATGTGACAGATTAAATCAACAAGAAATTATATATGCAATAAAGTGTCAGCAAACATTAACATGATCGTTTATGTAACGTATTGTCATATTATTAACATTGCATAGCCTATGCTAACTGGACATCGGGTCATCGCGCGACAACCGGTCAAAATTCACGATAATATTTCACGAATATGGTGCTGATAATGGTAGCTTGTCGTGTTGCTCAAACATTCCTTTCCGGTGTTGTGGATCGCTACAACGAAGAACAACGGACAACGGACGATTTCTGTTCATCAAATAAATTCCACATGATCAAATCAGTGACGATAAATTGTGTATATTCATTCATTccatatagcctacataaagcgTCCACGACTTCGCACAAACATTTTGTCAGTCAATATTTTGATGACGGGGCCAACCCTGCCGCTCTGACTGCACACGAGACAGTACTATCTTACGGACAAAGCAACTGAGACTGGCTACTTTTCCTTTGCAGGGTCCCAGAGACCGAGTGATCGCACTAGTTCTAATGATGTTGACATATTCACACAATATTGACTGAGGCAGTGGTTTTTCACAGTAGCATTTGAGTTTCCAAACACCTTTTAATAAGTCTGAAGTCTGTCCCCTCCACCCGACCTGTTAAAACCACGCCTACGAAGCCACACAATTGGTCCAAACGCGTGAAAGAGCCAATCAACAGAGCCCAGCTTCTCGTAACATGCAACACATCCATACAGTTTGAAGCCTATGGGGCACAGAAGCGCTAGGAATATCTTGGTGCTGGGACCTTACCACCTCTCTGCCGTCAAACGACTCCTTTCTCTGCATACGTCTTtactgaaatgtgtgtgtgcgtgaaagAGAAACGAAGAAatagtgtgcgtgcgtgtgagggTGCATGTCTGGAACAAGTAAAGACAGAGGAATTATACCGCGCTATCGAAATATTTCAACACATCGCTTTTGCAGGAGGACTGAAGCCAATGAAAGCGAATGCATTTTAACAGGAATGCCGATATTGTAGCCTAGACAACAGCAAGAAAAGAAGGCAGCAGTCAATTAAAGCGTAGTTACTCACCCTTGTTGGTTTAATTCGAAAATTGTTCGCAAGACAACGCATTGCAAAGTGCTCAACGCCCGTCAATCTCGGAAGAAAATCTTTATCTCAACACAATTGAAGACTAATGGAGTGCATTTGTTCATTTCTCATTGCAGACACTTTGTTGGAACTCATAGAACGACAGTAGAGATCATTCATACCACCCAGCCGAACACAAGTGGATGCTTATTTCTGCAGTGGTGACAGTGGACTTCTCAATTTGAGACAGTTTTGCTCGTCAAGAAACCTGCATAGACTGACTATAGTATTCAACTAAATAAATCCATATATTTGGTACCTGCCTGGACTTGGATGAGCTTCCTGATGAGAGATCCAGTCATACAAGGAACGAGTATGGCATACCATCCGTTTTTACCTCACCGGGGTCCGGAATTTGCCATGAGTGCAATGTTGGGTCACCATCCTCCATTTTTCCCGGCCCTGGCGCTACCTCACAacggctccctctctctcccgggCGCCCTGGGGAAGCCTATCATGGACCAGCTGATGGGCGCCGCCGAGTCCGGCCTCCACTTCTCCTCGCTGGGGCACCAGGCAGCCGCAGCCCATCTGAGGCCTCTGAAGACTCTGGAGCCTGAAGAAGAGGTCGAAGACGACCCGAAAGTTCACCTGGAAGCGAAGGAACTTTGGGAAACGTTCCACAAGCGAGGCACTGAAATGGTTATCACGAAATCTGGAAGGTGAGCTCAACTTTGATGTGTTCGAATAAGACATATTTGTGTTCTGCAGTCGAAATACATCAGTATGCATCTTGTTATTATGAAAATCATTCTGATCATCAATACGATGGCATGCCTCTCGAGTGAATTGATTTAATGATGGGCGCTTGGAACTGTACCTTCGCGAATGGTGGCCAACGTTTTGATTTCAAACTAGGGTGGTGATAGGCTACGTGTGTAAATCAGCTGAATAGAATAGCCTAACTTTGTCCTATCGACAGAATCTGTATGGCCATATTGAATGGTCATGTAATCCTAACACGATATCAAATAAAACCCAACCCAAACTATAAAATATACAACACATAAGGCTGTTACATTTTAACTTCTTATGACACAATAAAACTGTGAGCAATTCTAAAATGTACTCTACAAAACAATGTGTACTCTACAAAACGTTTGTAGATCTAAAGTCAGCCCACAATACTAGGCTATGAAACGGAAACATGTATGCCTACATGCCTATTATACTAAAGTGTAATAACAAATGTTATTATCACAACAAACAAATAGTAGGCCGTACAAATACATTTACACAATGCATGCTGTACATATTATGCGTTTTTTTAAATGATGTGTGGGTGTTTTATATTCTCGCACAGACTCTGTTAGATCAATCATTTCTTCATGCACTAAATCGTATGGCTGACGCATATACGTATAGGCATACAAGTAAATGCAAAATGTGTAATATTTGAGTATTCGCAGTGTTACATTTTCATTATCTAAACCAGTATAATAGCAATGAAAAGATAGCTGCTCCATATGTATGTATGAACATAGGATAGGTAGGCCAGTCCACTGTTTTTAAGTGATTTTCTTATTCCATTTCACAGGCGAATGTTCCCTCCATTCAAAGTGAGATGCACAGGCTTGGACAAGAAAGCAAAGTACATTCTGTTGATGGATATTGTTGCAGCCGATGACTGCAGGTATAAATTTCACAACTCGCGTTGGATGGTGGCTGGGAAGGCCGACCCCGAAATGCCAAAGAGGATGTACATTCACCCGGACAGTCCGGCTACTGGCGAGCAGTGGATGTCAAAAGTCGTCAATTTTCACAAACTCAAGCTGACGAATAACATCTCCGACAAGCATGGATTTGTAAGTTCatctaatgtatgtttttttcttATTTGCATGCTTCTCGACATTTTTAGCATGTATTATTGTTATCATGATTGTTATTGGTATTATCAGAGGTATTATTATTAGTAGCCTAATATTAATAAGCCCGTTAACGTTGCCTCTCTGTGGTCATATGGAGCCGAGGGCTGAAAAGGCTTCACCAAAATATACAGGCCTAATTTCAATTGAATAGGTTTGTGTCCATCGTGAATGATGTTTTAATATTTTCACTGCAACATGTTTCTCCAACTTTTTCCCCAACTGCTTCGGTCTATATAAATGTATTGAACATTTTTGGTAAATGCGTTGTTGGTGAGAGAAATTCAGGATAACTTTCCAATACAGCCCATTGCATCAAGTAGGCTAGGCCTGAACTACGATTGAGTAAGCTACAAAAATGGCTAATCTTCATCAAAAGTTAGAAATCCGTGTGtgcttatttttttttaaatccagaaTTCTTTCCTGTTCCAGACCATCCTGAATTCCATGCACAAATATCAGCCCAGATTTCACATCGTGAGAGCCAACGACATTCTCAAACTACCCTATAGCACGTTCAGGACTTACGTTTTCCCAGAAACGGATTTCATTGCTGTAACTGCCTATCAAAATGACAAGGTAGGCAGAATCACAATTTATTcgtttattttcatgaaatagtTGGATATTTATTTTGCATCCATTTTTTATAAAATAGTTTCTATAGCCAATGCTAGCACTGCGCCATTTGCCATCATAAAATATGAAAGATTTGTTTCATCTTGTTTGAGTGTTGGGCCTACAAGCTATCGTGTTAGATACATGTAAACCTCATCTCATGCCGTGTTTCCTACTAAAGCAATTGGGTCAGAATTCTCAGGAATGTATGTAATACATAATACTTCATTATATTTAATCACATGGAAAGGATTTGGCAACGacccagactgtgtgtgtgtgtgtgtgtgtgtgtgtgtgtgtgtgtgtgtgtgtgtgtgtgtgtgtgtgtgtgtgtgtgtgtgtgtgtgtgtgtgtttgcgagaCATTGAGAGAATGTTAGAGGCaagggggagggagagtgtgagaaagagaggggaacagaATGTGCAGTTACTCAGAGAAAAGAGCATTTTGATTTTAACAGGCTGCGCTGGTGGTAACATTTAATTCCACATGTGATACACCGCTAATCAAAATCATCTCTTATGTTGGCTCTTTGATATAAGGGCTAAATGTTAGCTAAGTGTTACCTCTGGGCACTTGGGTCAAGCAAAAATGCAGTTAATGTTTGGCAGCCACATGAGTTGAAGAATATTGTCAATCCTGCCAAAATGTgcacatgggaggggtggaaaGCGAGAGGAAGTGAGTGGGGGGAAATAATGTGCTCTGCGAGGTTGACATTCAgtatgcattgtgtgtgtgtgtgtggggggggggggggggggggggaataaaatGGTCTCTAATAGCATCAGACCTTAAGCTCGTCACTAGTTTGAGAATCAATTATCGACAAATTTccaaccattcagatggtggctCAATTATGCaatttctaaaaaaatatatatatgagatgcagCAACAATTAAGCTACTATTCCTTTCTACGATTTTAAGGTTAACTGTTGAACTTTAAGAATAGAAATCGAGGATAACTGTCACTCAATTTAACCACCTCTACAAACATTTATTGtatatttaattaggcaagtcagttaagaacaaatgcttatttacaatgacgatctagtgggttacctgccttgttcaagagcagaacgacagatttgaccttgtcagctcggggattcgatctagtaacctttcggttactggcccaacgctctaaccactaggctaccggccGCTACCTACAAACATTTATAACTTTGATTTCTTTCAGATTACACAATTGAAAATCGACCATAATCCTTTTGCCAAAGGATTCCGTGACACTGGCAATGGAAGACGAGAGAAGAGGTAAGGAGAAGTTTAAACTATTCCCTAACTGCGCAACAAACATTTTACGATTTCTGATGTCGGATTTTATGGACGCAATGGCTGACAGTGATCTTAGTGAATTCCAAAAAGCGGTACGACTTAAAATGATGCTATGGTAGTTCACGTTTTATTAATGAGTTGGCAGAGGTAATAGACATAGTTTATCATGTTGTATTTACACTGTTATGGTTCTCCGAGTGCAGAGATCTAAAGAGCAAAATACAATTTTGAAACTCCTACTATAGAAATAGTGTGGCGTTATTGATAGTTAACTCTTCAAAAGCTTTTCTTTGCCGTTTTGACAACAGTATACAATTGTTTGGGAGGTGGGTTATTAGTGTTCTACAGTGGTTTTGAATAGCTTGATTTCTTCGAACAGACATATATTGATTTATAAAATGCATCTGGATAATGTTCACTCAAAATGAATTGCAGGCCTGTGAATTTGCCTATACGCAAAGACTGTACATAGCAAGCCATGTCCTATGCCTTGAATAAATGATCCGTTTTCTTATAGATCGTTTTTTTCTTACAAAATACTAGTAGTGATGACCAATAACCTGTCTGTATAATGTAGGAAACAGCTGGCCCTGCAGTCAATTCGCTCATATGAGGAGCAGCAGAAAAAAGAGAACGGGACGTCCGACGACTCCTCCGGCGAGCAGGCCTCATTAAAATGTTTCGACCAGGCCTCGTCTCCCGCAGTGTCTACCGTGGGGCCTCCCAACCTGAAAGGTAATGGAGCCCATAGCCTCTGCTTGGGTTAAGATTCAGAACTAGGCCTACACGTTCCGCATCTCACAGACCCATATAGCATAGACACCTACAGTAACCTatgcttgtaaaaaaaaaaagtgtgctGTGAAATATTTTCCAATGAGTAGGCCTATGCTACATTTTGGATTTAGTTTGAATTCAGTTGAATGTCTTTGGATATCAGTAGGCCTATTGTGTTGAATACTTGCACGACAAATTATATAATTTTGTCCAGCACCAACAATAACATACAAACTATGTAGCCTACCTTTTATGTCGGCTCATTCGTGTAATTCCCATTCACATGATGGGTCTCTCGTGCTAAGCAtttagcaataaaatgaatcataCATCTGCCAGAATGATATACTGGAtatagatttattttttattttttataaaataaacTTTCGAGATGTAGGCGTAGTCAGTTATCTGAATGACAAAAAATCGTTAGAATTGTGAAAACATTCCATCGGTTAAAATGAGGCCAATTTGAAGGACTTGATCATATGCTGAAggttaattaaaaaataaaaatacatctgTAGCCTATGGATTTCAATGTAGCTCAATACATTATGAACACTAGCCTACGTAGCCTAAAGCATTAGGCCTAGGCCTACTAACCATTAGCCGTACAGTATCCTACAGATAATTACATCTCATTGACAGCGCAAATTACGATCCTCCAAACGAGCATGGATTCAAATCTAGGCATATTTGTTTATATGAGATATCATTTTGACCGATACTGATTACATATCTagttgtacatttttattttcattttttattaatatgGCATCGAAAGTCATGAAGAAATGTAATAAAGTTGGCTATATGAGAATTTAGGAGAATAAACCAAAAACTAAATGAATCCTGATTAACTTTGATCATCATTTCTCATGTATCACTAACTTTTGACTCATTCCTGATAGATTTCTGCGAGAGTGATGAAGACAGCGACGATGAAAGCAATGGAAACCTAAAGGATGGGCCGGACTCCAGTAAGATCTCAACCACTACGGAGGATGGGAAGGATCGTGAGGCAAGCCAGACTAAAGGCCATCAATTTGGTGGCAGTGATTCTACCGGCCGGTCTCGGGAAAGCGCCCGGAGGACTGAGAAAAGCCAAGCAGACTCACGACAGAGCCCCATCACCGTGATCTCCAGCACCACTCGGTCCGGAGAAGACTTCAAGAGTCCAAGCCGGGACCAGCCCAAAGCGGACGAGTGCAGGTCTATAAGCAAGGAGAACTATATGCCTTTGACTGTTCAAACTGACAGCAGTCCGCACTTAAGCCAGAGTCACATGCATCATTTTGGATTTCCACCGGGTTTCGCGGGACAGCAGTTTTTCAATCACTTAGGGGGCGCGCATCCCTTTCTTTTGCACCCCAGTCAGTTCAACATGGGAGGCGCGTTCTCGAATATGGCCGCGGGCATGGGCCCCTTACTGGCAGCGGTGTCCTCTGCAGGGGTTAGTACCATGGACACGGCCAGTATGGCGTCACCCTCGCAAAGCCTGACGGGAGCTCATGGACTGCCTTTTCATCTGCAGCAACATGTCTTGGCATCCCAGGTAAAACCTGTTTTATTACCACCAGCAGTACATTAATGCCTGTGTAAAACACATGCTATGAGATCCTGAGAGTTTTTCGTTACATTTTGACGAATATACTGTGTAGCCTATATCATCTTAGGTGTCCTTGTCCCCATTACTTTATGTGAAAATGTCAACATGGTGTAGAAGAAAAATAGTATAATTTACATTTCGTTTTAATAGCCTAGTTTATTCCTTATAGCGTTCAAAATCACAACAGGGGCGAGCATAGCCTATTGTAGACAGTTATGTTATAGCCTAAATAATAACCGAATGTGTTTTATAGGGACTCAAGTTTATTTGGATTTTAGGAAGGTGTGGATATTATTTGTCTCAATTGTTTACAGCATATGTTGGGATTTAGGCAGAGACCACCTAAGCGTTACAACAATAGTTTTAGGCTAGTGTTGATGTGAACTCATTAATTAAGTCTGTGTTTTAGAGGAACATGGCGAATGAGATGTGCTTAGTGCTTCACTGGTTCGGGGAGGGAAAACAACTTCTCCTAAATGCATAACAGATTTGCTGTTTCCATCTACTTTCAAAACATATGTGTTGCAGAAATAGTTCCTTTTAAATTGCTATTTTATGAGCAACATCATATATAAAGAATGTTTATTTGCATTCACAATTCATGAACTATTTGCAAAGCTACATAAAACACGATAtcacatagtggtgggtctagatATCACGTAAcacaaaaaaaaactaaatatttTGTCCATTTGATTCTCGGAATGTTTTCATGGATTTACGCGTGGATAACGTTATGTATTCCATATGTAAGGCTAAATTCAAGAAAATGTATTGGTAATGGGTTTACACCCATCTATGTCAACACCGCCGCTGTATAAAATCATTACGCATAGACACAGAACAGCATCATCATGAAAATCGCTTTATGAGAAAAGTGAACGTAGACTTACACAGCCACATAACACACAGCCACATAACACGTGTCTGGGTTCATTATTCACACTCACTACATGACCTCAATTCAATATTCAGGCCTACATAGACAGTGTACATTGTGAACAATTTAAATGTAGCCTATTTTCCCTGTTTTGCTGTGTTATTATCGTGACTAAAAGCTAGCGTCTGTTAAATTTGTGCATAGTTCTATTCATAtcattcccctcctctctccccagggcctGGCCATGTCTCCATTTGGGGGCCTGTTCCCTTACCCTTACACGTACATGGCAGCAGCCGCGGCAGCCAACTCCGCAGCCTCCTCCTCTGTCCACCGACACCCTTTCCTGAACGCAGTGCGCCCCCGCCTCAGGTACAGCCCTTACTCCATCCCTATGAGCGTTCCGGACAGCAGTCTGCTCACCACCGCCATCCCCTCCATGGCGAGCAGTGCGGCCGAGCGGAAAGGGGACGGCATGGCCACGAGCCCCGTCTCTGCCACCCTGGACTCCACCTCGGAGGTCACCAGCAGGTCATCCGGCTCGGTCTCCCTGTCCCCAAAAACTTGCTCTGGGAAAGATTCCATTAACGAGTTGCAGAGCATTCAGCGTTTGGTCAGTGGACTTGATTCCATTCAGGACAGGTCACGAAGCGTGTCCCCATAGAttctaatgttgttatttttgttgtttttgtgatG encodes:
- the LOC129818446 gene encoding T-box transcription factor TBX3-like isoform X1, whose protein sequence is MSFLMRDPVIQGTSMAYHPFLPHRGPEFAMSAMLGHHPPFFPALALPHNGSLSLPGALGKPIMDQLMGAAESGLHFSSLGHQAAAAHLRPLKTLEPEEEVEDDPKVHLEAKELWETFHKRGTEMVITKSGRRMFPPFKVRCTGLDKKAKYILLMDIVAADDCRYKFHNSRWMVAGKADPEMPKRMYIHPDSPATGEQWMSKVVNFHKLKLTNNISDKHGFVSSSNNSFLFQTILNSMHKYQPRFHIVRANDILKLPYSTFRTYVFPETDFIAVTAYQNDKITQLKIDHNPFAKGFRDTGNGRREKRKQLALQSIRSYEEQQKKENGTSDDSSGEQASLKCFDQASSPAVSTVGPPNLKDFCESDEDSDDESNGNLKDGPDSSKISTTTEDGKDREASQTKGHQFGGSDSTGRSRESARRTEKSQADSRQSPITVISSTTRSGEDFKSPSRDQPKADECRSISKENYMPLTVQTDSSPHLSQSHMHHFGFPPGFAGQQFFNHLGGAHPFLLHPSQFNMGGAFSNMAAGMGPLLAAVSSAGVSTMDTASMASPSQSLTGAHGLPFHLQQHVLASQGLAMSPFGGLFPYPYTYMAAAAAANSAASSSVHRHPFLNAVRPRLRYSPYSIPMSVPDSSLLTTAIPSMASSAAERKGDGMATSPVSATLDSTSEVTSRSSGSVSLSPKTCSGKDSINELQSIQRLVSGLDSIQDRSRSVSP
- the LOC129818446 gene encoding T-box transcription factor TBX3-like isoform X2 translates to MSFLMRDPVIQGTSMAYHPFLPHRGPEFAMSAMLGHHPPFFPALALPHNGSLSLPGALGKPIMDQLMGAAESGLHFSSLGHQAAAAHLRPLKTLEPEEEVEDDPKVHLEAKELWETFHKRGTEMVITKSGRRMFPPFKVRCTGLDKKAKYILLMDIVAADDCRYKFHNSRWMVAGKADPEMPKRMYIHPDSPATGEQWMSKVVNFHKLKLTNNISDKHGFNSFLFQTILNSMHKYQPRFHIVRANDILKLPYSTFRTYVFPETDFIAVTAYQNDKITQLKIDHNPFAKGFRDTGNGRREKRKQLALQSIRSYEEQQKKENGTSDDSSGEQASLKCFDQASSPAVSTVGPPNLKDFCESDEDSDDESNGNLKDGPDSSKISTTTEDGKDREASQTKGHQFGGSDSTGRSRESARRTEKSQADSRQSPITVISSTTRSGEDFKSPSRDQPKADECRSISKENYMPLTVQTDSSPHLSQSHMHHFGFPPGFAGQQFFNHLGGAHPFLLHPSQFNMGGAFSNMAAGMGPLLAAVSSAGVSTMDTASMASPSQSLTGAHGLPFHLQQHVLASQGLAMSPFGGLFPYPYTYMAAAAAANSAASSSVHRHPFLNAVRPRLRYSPYSIPMSVPDSSLLTTAIPSMASSAAERKGDGMATSPVSATLDSTSEVTSRSSGSVSLSPKTCSGKDSINELQSIQRLVSGLDSIQDRSRSVSP
- the LOC129818446 gene encoding T-box transcription factor TBX3-like isoform X3 is translated as MSFLMRDPVIQGTSMAYHPFLPHRGPEFAMSAMLGHHPPFFPALALPHNGSLSLPGALGKPIMDQLMGAAESGLHFSSLGHQAAAAHLRPLKTLEPEEEVEDDPKVHLEAKELWETFHKRGTEMVITKSGRRMFPPFKVRCTGLDKKAKYILLMDIVAADDCRYKFHNSRWMVAGKADPEMPKRMYIHPDSPATGEQWMSKVVNFHKLKLTNNISDKHGFVSSSNTILNSMHKYQPRFHIVRANDILKLPYSTFRTYVFPETDFIAVTAYQNDKITQLKIDHNPFAKGFRDTGNGRREKRKQLALQSIRSYEEQQKKENGTSDDSSGEQASLKCFDQASSPAVSTVGPPNLKDFCESDEDSDDESNGNLKDGPDSSKISTTTEDGKDREASQTKGHQFGGSDSTGRSRESARRTEKSQADSRQSPITVISSTTRSGEDFKSPSRDQPKADECRSISKENYMPLTVQTDSSPHLSQSHMHHFGFPPGFAGQQFFNHLGGAHPFLLHPSQFNMGGAFSNMAAGMGPLLAAVSSAGVSTMDTASMASPSQSLTGAHGLPFHLQQHVLASQGLAMSPFGGLFPYPYTYMAAAAAANSAASSSVHRHPFLNAVRPRLRYSPYSIPMSVPDSSLLTTAIPSMASSAAERKGDGMATSPVSATLDSTSEVTSRSSGSVSLSPKTCSGKDSINELQSIQRLVSGLDSIQDRSRSVSP
- the LOC129818446 gene encoding T-box transcription factor TBX3-like isoform X4 — translated: MSFLMRDPVIQGTSMAYHPFLPHRGPEFAMSAMLGHHPPFFPALALPHNGSLSLPGALGKPIMDQLMGAAESGLHFSSLGHQAAAAHLRPLKTLEPEEEVEDDPKVHLEAKELWETFHKRGTEMVITKSGRRMFPPFKVRCTGLDKKAKYILLMDIVAADDCRYKFHNSRWMVAGKADPEMPKRMYIHPDSPATGEQWMSKVVNFHKLKLTNNISDKHGFTILNSMHKYQPRFHIVRANDILKLPYSTFRTYVFPETDFIAVTAYQNDKITQLKIDHNPFAKGFRDTGNGRREKRKQLALQSIRSYEEQQKKENGTSDDSSGEQASLKCFDQASSPAVSTVGPPNLKDFCESDEDSDDESNGNLKDGPDSSKISTTTEDGKDREASQTKGHQFGGSDSTGRSRESARRTEKSQADSRQSPITVISSTTRSGEDFKSPSRDQPKADECRSISKENYMPLTVQTDSSPHLSQSHMHHFGFPPGFAGQQFFNHLGGAHPFLLHPSQFNMGGAFSNMAAGMGPLLAAVSSAGVSTMDTASMASPSQSLTGAHGLPFHLQQHVLASQGLAMSPFGGLFPYPYTYMAAAAAANSAASSSVHRHPFLNAVRPRLRYSPYSIPMSVPDSSLLTTAIPSMASSAAERKGDGMATSPVSATLDSTSEVTSRSSGSVSLSPKTCSGKDSINELQSIQRLVSGLDSIQDRSRSVSP